A single region of the Ciconia boyciana chromosome 13, ASM3463844v1, whole genome shotgun sequence genome encodes:
- the TOM1L2 gene encoding TOM1-like protein 2 isoform X4, with translation MAERDPEVKMAQLGVLQPLFLPRWVRPCAAISMPCSTASLNEKATDGSLQSEDWTLNMEICDIINETEEGPKDAIRALKKRLNGNKNYREVMLALTVLETCVKNCGHRFHVLVANRDFIDGVLVKIISPKNNPPTIVQDKVLALIQAWADAFRSSPDLTGVVHIYEELKRKGIEFPMADLDALSPIHTPQRSVPEVDPAANMHNSQSQQRMSTSSYSSSSPTAYSAPQAPALNVTGPITANSEQIARLRSELDIVRGNTKVMSEMLTEMVPGQEDSSDLELLQELNRTCRAMQQRIVELISRVSNEEVTEELLHVNDDLNNVFLRYERFERYRSGRSTQNASNGVLNEVTEDNLIDLGPGSPAVVSPMVGNSAPPSSLSSQLAGLDLGANSVSGTLSSLQHCNPRDDFDMFAQTRGSSLAEQRKKSLLHSPLSWMTLRSGSVPT, from the exons ATGGCTGAAAGAGACCCAGAGGTGAAGATGGCACAGCTGGGTGTTCTGCAGCCTCTGTTTCTTCCCCGATGGGTAAGACCCTGTGCAGCGATCTCCATGCCTTGCAGCACTGCCTCTCTGAATG aaaaggcCACAGATGGCTCTCTGCAGAGTGAAGACTGGACACTTAACATGGAGATCTGTGACATTATCAACGAGACAGAAGAAGG TCCAAAGGATGCCATTCGAGCACTGAAGAAGAGGctgaatggaaacaaaaattacagagaGGTCATGCTGGCGCTGACG gtgTTGGAGACCTGTGTGAAGAACTGTGGCCATCGCTTTCATGTCTTAGTGGCAAACCGTGACTTCATAGATGGTGTTCTGGTGAAAATCATCTCGCCCAAGAATAATCCCCCCACTATTGTACAGGATAAAGTACTAGCGCTGATTCAG GCTTGGGCTGATGCCTTTCGAAGTAGCCCTGATTTAACTGGAGTAGTGCATATTTATGAAGAACTCAAGAGGAAAGGCATAGAGTTTCCCATGGCAGATCTTGATGCTCTGTCTCCCATACACACACCACAGAGG AGTGTTCCTGAAGTTGATCCTGCAGCAAATATGCACAATTCACAGTCTCAGCAAAGGATGAGCACCAGTTCTTATTCTTCATCTTCTCCAACGGCGTATTCTGCTCCTCAGGCGCCAGCTCTGAATGTGACTGGTCCCATCACTGCTAATTCTGAACAG ATTGCCCGGCTGCGCAGTGAACTGGATATTGTTCGTGGGAATACAAAAGTGATGTCTGAAATGCTGACAGAAATGGTACCTGGACAAGAGGATTCCTCAGACCTTGAGTTACTCCAG GAACTGAACCGAACCTGTAGAGCTATGCAGCAGAGAATTGTGGAGCTTATCTCACGAGTGTCCAATGAAGAAGTCACAGAGGAACTGCTGCATGTGAATGATGATTTAAATAATGTCTTCCTCAGATATGAAAG attTGAACGATACAGATCAGGACGTTCAACACAAAATGCCAGCAATGGA GTACTGAATGAGGTGACAGAAGATAACTTAATAGATTTGGGTCCTGGCTCTCCAGCTGTAGTGAGCCCAATGGTCGGAAACTCAGCACCCCCGTCTTCACTTTCTTCACAGCTTGCAGGGCTTG ACTTGGGTGCAAACAGCGTCAGTGGCACACTCAGCTCCCTACAACACTGTAATCCTCGTGATGACTTCGATATGTTTGCACAGACAAGAGGCAGTTCCTTGGCTGAGCAGCGAAAGAA
- the TOM1L2 gene encoding TOM1-like protein 2 isoform X5, translated as MAERDPEVKMAQLGVLQPLFLPRWVRPCAAISMPCSTASLNEKATDGSLQSEDWTLNMEICDIINETEEGPKDAIRALKKRLNGNKNYREVMLALTVLETCVKNCGHRFHVLVANRDFIDGVLVKIISPKNNPPTIVQDKVLALIQAWADAFRSSPDLTGVVHIYEELKRKGIEFPMADLDALSPIHTPQRSVPEVDPAANMHNSQSQQRMSTSSYSSSSPTAYSAPQAPALNVTGPITANSEQIARLRSELDIVRGNTKVMSEMLTEMVPGQEDSSDLELLQELNRTCRAMQQRIVELISRVSNEEVTEELLHVNDDLNNVFLRYERFERYRSGRSTQNASNGVLNEVTEDNLIDLGPGSPAVVSPMVGNSAPPSSLSSQLAGLDLGANSVSGTLSSLQHCNPRDDFDMFAQTRGSSLAEQRKKKETNWKKE; from the exons ATGGCTGAAAGAGACCCAGAGGTGAAGATGGCACAGCTGGGTGTTCTGCAGCCTCTGTTTCTTCCCCGATGGGTAAGACCCTGTGCAGCGATCTCCATGCCTTGCAGCACTGCCTCTCTGAATG aaaaggcCACAGATGGCTCTCTGCAGAGTGAAGACTGGACACTTAACATGGAGATCTGTGACATTATCAACGAGACAGAAGAAGG TCCAAAGGATGCCATTCGAGCACTGAAGAAGAGGctgaatggaaacaaaaattacagagaGGTCATGCTGGCGCTGACG gtgTTGGAGACCTGTGTGAAGAACTGTGGCCATCGCTTTCATGTCTTAGTGGCAAACCGTGACTTCATAGATGGTGTTCTGGTGAAAATCATCTCGCCCAAGAATAATCCCCCCACTATTGTACAGGATAAAGTACTAGCGCTGATTCAG GCTTGGGCTGATGCCTTTCGAAGTAGCCCTGATTTAACTGGAGTAGTGCATATTTATGAAGAACTCAAGAGGAAAGGCATAGAGTTTCCCATGGCAGATCTTGATGCTCTGTCTCCCATACACACACCACAGAGG AGTGTTCCTGAAGTTGATCCTGCAGCAAATATGCACAATTCACAGTCTCAGCAAAGGATGAGCACCAGTTCTTATTCTTCATCTTCTCCAACGGCGTATTCTGCTCCTCAGGCGCCAGCTCTGAATGTGACTGGTCCCATCACTGCTAATTCTGAACAG ATTGCCCGGCTGCGCAGTGAACTGGATATTGTTCGTGGGAATACAAAAGTGATGTCTGAAATGCTGACAGAAATGGTACCTGGACAAGAGGATTCCTCAGACCTTGAGTTACTCCAG GAACTGAACCGAACCTGTAGAGCTATGCAGCAGAGAATTGTGGAGCTTATCTCACGAGTGTCCAATGAAGAAGTCACAGAGGAACTGCTGCATGTGAATGATGATTTAAATAATGTCTTCCTCAGATATGAAAG attTGAACGATACAGATCAGGACGTTCAACACAAAATGCCAGCAATGGA GTACTGAATGAGGTGACAGAAGATAACTTAATAGATTTGGGTCCTGGCTCTCCAGCTGTAGTGAGCCCAATGGTCGGAAACTCAGCACCCCCGTCTTCACTTTCTTCACAGCTTGCAGGGCTTG ACTTGGGTGCAAACAGCGTCAGTGGCACACTCAGCTCCCTACAACACTGTAATCCTCGTGATGACTTCGATATGTTTGCACAGACAAGAGGCAGTTCCTTGGCTGAGCAGCGAAAGAA